A portion of the Myxococcales bacterium genome contains these proteins:
- a CDS encoding response regulator transcription factor, producing MHLVVWKIMGHRSMSEEHARILAVGDEPVARAAVIAALAGHDVVAAEDAAAAGARIEAGGIELVVLTGPDASGAPCRELKRQHGDGFLPVLIVTAADADARDRAFELGADDVVTAPPDVRELRRRVEALVRRQRQEAQPGPSSARPGSCARCRTSSRAASSTICADRWRGSMGSCGCSSATLRTPRPSR from the coding sequence GTGCACCTGGTCGTCTGGAAGATCATGGGCCACCGATCGATGTCCGAGGAGCACGCGCGGATCCTGGCGGTGGGCGACGAACCGGTCGCCCGTGCGGCGGTGATCGCGGCGCTCGCCGGCCACGACGTGGTCGCGGCCGAGGACGCCGCCGCGGCCGGCGCGCGGATCGAGGCCGGCGGGATCGAGCTGGTGGTGCTGACCGGCCCCGACGCCAGCGGCGCGCCGTGCCGCGAGCTCAAGCGCCAGCACGGCGACGGGTTCTTGCCGGTGCTGATCGTGACCGCGGCCGACGCCGACGCCCGCGACCGCGCGTTCGAGCTCGGCGCGGACGATGTCGTCACGGCGCCGCCCGACGTGCGCGAGCTGCGCCGCCGGGTCGAGGCGCTGGTGCGTCGGCAGCGGCAGGAGGCCCAGCCCGGGCCCAGCTCGGCGAGGCCCGGCAGCTGCGCCAGGTGCAGGACGAGCTCGCGCGCCGCCTCGTCCACGATCTGCGCGGACCGGTGGCGGGGCTCGATGGGTTCTTGCGGTTGCTCCAGCGCGACCCTGAGGACGCCGAGGCCTTCGCGATGA
- a CDS encoding EAL domain-containing protein, producing the protein MQRKAVALLGELGSPAGVEDRADLEARFGNAITRLWMAFQPIVEVGGGRVVAYEALLRTEEASLRRPDVFLGVAERLGRIQEVGRLVRASVARAAADAPAGAELFVNLHGLELNDEELYSPSSPLTQIADRVIPEITERVALDRVADVTTRVAMLRRLGFRIAVDDLGAGYAGLASLAALEPGVVKLDISLVRGIDAHPRKRRVVGAMATMCRELGSRVVAEGVETEAERATIADLGVPPLQGYLFARPGPGFPAIAVRGPG; encoded by the coding sequence ATGCAGCGCAAGGCGGTGGCCCTGCTCGGCGAGCTCGGCAGCCCGGCGGGCGTCGAGGACCGCGCCGATCTGGAGGCGCGCTTCGGCAACGCGATCACCCGCCTGTGGATGGCGTTCCAGCCGATCGTCGAGGTGGGCGGCGGCCGCGTCGTCGCCTACGAGGCCCTGCTGCGCACCGAGGAGGCGTCGCTGCGCCGCCCCGATGTGTTCCTCGGCGTCGCCGAGCGCCTCGGCCGGATCCAGGAGGTCGGCCGCCTGGTGCGGGCGTCGGTCGCGCGCGCCGCCGCCGACGCGCCGGCGGGCGCCGAGCTGTTCGTCAACCTGCACGGCCTCGAGCTCAACGACGAGGAGCTCTACTCGCCGTCGTCGCCGCTGACGCAGATCGCCGACCGGGTCATCCCCGAGATCACCGAGCGGGTCGCGCTCGATCGCGTCGCCGACGTCACGACCCGCGTGGCGATGCTCCGTCGCCTCGGCTTCCGGATCGCCGTCGACGACCTCGGCGCCGGCTACGCCGGGCTGGCCTCGCTCGCGGCGCTCGAGCCCGGCGTCGTCAAGCTCGACATCTCGCTGGTCCGCGGCATCGACGCGCACCCCCGCAAGCGCAGGGTCGTCGGCGCGATGGCGACGATGTGCCGCGAGCTCGGCAGCCGCGTCGTCGCCGAGGGCGTCGAGACCGAGGCCGAGCGCGCCACGATCGCCGACCTCGGCGTCCCGCCCCTCCAGGGCTACCTGTTCGCGCGCCCGGGGCCGGGGTTCCCGGCCATCGCCGTGCGCGGGCCGGGCTGA
- a CDS encoding HAMP domain-containing histidine kinase has translation MQDELARRLVHDLRGPVAGLDGFLRLLQRDPEDAEAFAMIDQALRATHDLGNQVEDLVRIRQLEDGALTPTRGPVALRALVDGALAALANEAAHRHLTLAVVGDDLELSADPLLLGRALERAIARTVRAAPRRSEVTVTIGRDAAAAVIQIADRGDAIAADQLAALVEPHAGGGRFGLYLPALVVRLHGGAIAAAARADGGTTITLTLPVSV, from the coding sequence GTGCAGGACGAGCTCGCGCGCCGCCTCGTCCACGATCTGCGCGGACCGGTGGCGGGGCTCGATGGGTTCTTGCGGTTGCTCCAGCGCGACCCTGAGGACGCCGAGGCCTTCGCGATGATCGACCAGGCGTTACGGGCGACCCACGACCTGGGGAACCAGGTCGAGGACCTGGTCAGGATCCGCCAGCTCGAGGACGGCGCGCTCACGCCGACCCGGGGACCGGTCGCCCTGCGCGCGCTGGTCGACGGCGCGCTCGCGGCGCTGGCGAACGAGGCCGCGCACCGGCACTTGACCCTGGCCGTGGTCGGGGACGACCTCGAGCTCAGCGCCGACCCGCTGCTGCTCGGCCGCGCGCTCGAGCGCGCGATCGCGCGGACCGTCCGCGCCGCGCCGCGCCGCAGCGAGGTGACCGTGACCATCGGGCGCGACGCGGCGGCGGCGGTGATCCAGATCGCCGATCGCGGCGACGCCATCGCCGCTGATCAGCTCGCGGCGCTGGTCGAGCCCCACGCCGGCGGTGGCCGGTTCGGGCTGTACCTGCCCGCGCTGGTGGTCCGGCTGCACGGCGGCGCGATCGCCGCCGCTGCGCGCGCCGACGGCGGCACGACCATCACGCTGACCCTGCCCGTGAGCGTCTGA
- a CDS encoding response regulator produces MDRPRTLLIVDDEASITRALARVLAAPGRRVLTAQAPADALAIVDREPIDVVISDKDMPEMTGLALLAAIRARQPLAIRMMLTGRATLDSALAAINDQGVFRYLTKPWDEVELRAAVTAALERLDAHRAELEARAIAARRDAAMADLAAIDPRLLEVAPDRHPLTRSPLSVGIEAAVDRIRVDGPAARDADAELAPLLAACDPSALADALVRIPVHAPTLGLLLAPTEHGIRASLEVGAYVRPLCTLPATLGRAVSGRLAVLARVDLGRDGEQYGLVHLSADDVDADVMLAYDPSAHGARLELRRLASGPDDGPAERRDDLGGRYRLLDELGDGATAIVYRALHLALDREVALKLLRPTEARDPRAVARFLREARVASRFRHANVIEILDYGQLPDGRPVPGDGAVAVADPRPAARRRTAADRRRGRDHAPARRGPGRRPRGRRRAPRSEARERVRERRPAGQDRRLRRRQSWWAAPGLTQEGWTVGTPLYMAPEQIVDGPSDHRLDLYALGCILFEMLTGHPPYQAPRSASS; encoded by the coding sequence ATGGACCGACCACGCACCCTGCTGATCGTGGACGACGAGGCGTCGATCACCCGGGCCCTGGCCCGCGTGCTCGCGGCACCCGGGCGCCGGGTCCTGACCGCGCAAGCACCGGCCGACGCGCTCGCGATCGTCGACCGCGAGCCGATCGACGTCGTGATCAGCGACAAGGACATGCCGGAGATGACCGGGCTGGCCCTGCTGGCGGCGATCCGCGCCCGCCAGCCCCTCGCGATCCGGATGATGCTCACCGGCCGCGCGACCCTCGACTCGGCGCTGGCCGCGATCAACGACCAGGGCGTGTTCCGGTACCTGACCAAGCCCTGGGACGAGGTCGAGCTCCGCGCGGCCGTGACCGCGGCGCTGGAGCGACTCGACGCCCACCGCGCGGAGCTGGAGGCGCGCGCGATCGCGGCGCGCCGCGACGCGGCGATGGCCGACCTGGCCGCGATCGATCCGCGCCTGCTCGAGGTCGCGCCCGATCGGCACCCGCTGACGCGGTCGCCGCTCAGCGTCGGGATCGAGGCGGCGGTCGATCGGATCCGGGTCGACGGCCCCGCGGCGCGCGACGCCGACGCCGAGCTCGCGCCCCTGCTCGCCGCGTGCGATCCGAGCGCGCTGGCCGACGCCCTGGTGCGCATCCCGGTCCACGCCCCGACCCTGGGGCTGTTGCTGGCGCCGACCGAGCACGGCATCCGCGCGTCGCTCGAGGTCGGCGCGTACGTGCGCCCGCTCTGCACGTTGCCGGCGACGCTGGGCCGCGCGGTCAGCGGCCGCCTGGCGGTGCTGGCCCGGGTCGACCTGGGCCGGGACGGCGAGCAGTACGGCCTGGTCCACCTCAGCGCCGACGACGTCGACGCGGACGTGATGCTCGCGTACGACCCGAGCGCGCACGGCGCCCGGCTCGAGCTCCGGCGCCTGGCCAGCGGTCCCGACGACGGCCCGGCGGAGCGGCGCGACGATCTGGGCGGGCGCTACCGCCTCCTCGACGAGCTCGGCGACGGCGCCACGGCGATCGTCTACCGCGCGCTGCACCTCGCGCTCGACCGCGAGGTCGCGCTCAAGCTGCTGCGGCCGACCGAGGCCCGCGATCCGCGCGCCGTGGCGCGGTTCCTGCGCGAGGCCCGGGTCGCGTCGCGGTTCCGCCACGCCAACGTCATCGAGATCCTCGACTACGGCCAGCTGCCCGACGGACGCCCCGTTCCTGGCGATGGAGCTGTCGCCGTGGCCGACCCTCGACCGGCGGCTCGCCGACGGACCGCTGCCGATCGACGACGCGGTCGAGATCACGCGCCAGCTCGCCGCGGGCCTGGGCGCCGCCCACGCGGCCGGCGTCGTGCACCGCGATCTGAAGCCCGCGAACGTGTTCGTGAGCGACGCCCTGCAGGTCAAGATCGGCGACTTCGGCGCCGCCAAAGCTGGTGGGCAGCCCCGGGCCTGACCCAGGAGGGCTGGACGGTCGGCACGCCGCTGTACATGGCGCCGGAGCAAATCGTCGACGGTCCCAGCGACCACCGGCTCGATCTGTACGCGCTGGGCTGTATCCTGTTCGAGATGCTCACCGGCCACCCGCCGTACCAGGCCCCACGGTCCGCGAGCTCCTGA